The Oryza sativa Japonica Group chromosome 11, ASM3414082v1 DNA window CTGCTTCTGTCAATTGGCATCTATGAGCAGCCACAAAATCACTCAAGATGGTGGCAACTTTGCCAACACAACACATGTATGAATGCTCTCCAGAAGGCTGCAGTCATACTGTCAAGGTCCTCCCCATGGAGTTGTATCTCTTCAAGTTGCTCCAAGACCGACCTGCCCTCTACTAAATTATACTTAAGATAACTTTCAGATATGGTTAGTTTACTATGTTCAATTGAACCATTTTAAAGAGAGTTGTTTGGATAGTTTTAGAGGAATGCTGATGAAGCAATATTTGAGCATATTAAATTCAGAATTTGATTacatacatgaaaaaaaatccaaattgtATAAACCAAGGAAGTAAAAGAGACAAGAACTTCTGCTGCCTTATAAACAAATAAGCACTGATATTATTTATACAACTAGCATGGCAACAATATAATTGTGATAACACATAACAAGTATTACTACAGGTTATGTTGATTGGGAGGGCTATTGGTAGCTAGGGGAAATCCTCGCAGGTTCCTTTAGCTCCATGTGTTTGGCCTTTGAGGCCAGCTCGGCCCAATGGCCTAAAGCAGCCCAAAGGGCCTCATGTCAGAAATCCCGATGGATCGGTGGATAGAACTTTAAACAAACACAAAACACATACTATAGATGATTCGAAAAACAAGGATGAATTTTTCTGTTTACAACCAGAATTAACCGCCTAGAGCGATTTTCACGTTGTGCCTAATGCCACGTCCATCCCCACAACGCATGTCGTTTGTCTCAATCATGGTGAGAGATGCGGGCAGCCATGAGCTAGCCTCGAATGCCCTCCACCAAAACTAACATGCACGACATCTACACAATCTACACATCTACGCACGACATCTCATCGAGATGAATGACGTGCGCCATGGGGATGGACGCGGCATTAAGCGTGGTTTGAGAATCACTCTAGGCCGTTATTTCCTTGTAAGAATCTGGCTTTAAATGCAGCACAAAAGTTCTTCCTTGTTTTTTGGATCATCTACAGTTCGCGTGTGCTGTGTTTGTTCGAAGTTTTATCCGTCGATCCATCGGGATTTCTGATAGGGAGCAATACCACCCACATGAAGTGGCTGTAGTTGTCGACGGTCAGAAGGAAGTATATGCTGTTTGTTTATTGCCATAACATTTAGCactaacatgatttttgcagcAAATCCAGACATTCTCATGTTTTGCGAAGTACGTAAACTTTTTCGGGTTCACTTGTTCCTCTGTCCATGGAAGTTGAATAGCCCATTATGGACATTTTTGACACTTTTGCTTTTTATTTGGATCAATAAATGAGGTCAAATTTCAGCTAATAAGAAATAATAATCTCTTTACTCTAGCCCATCCTAATCACACTATGCAGGAATCTAGACATCTAGATATAAGGCCCACTATATGTTGATAACTTGATATTATGATCTGCTTTATTTTGCAGATTGATCATCAATATGTCCtggatacttttttttttctggttaaACAAAGAAAGTAAAATCCCATTTTACATGTTTTGAATAAGTGAACTTGGCAACTAAAAATTAGTGTTATAGTTTGCTTTGTGATGCCATGCAAGTGGGTTCTTGCAGTTATGCTGGTTCCATATTGAATATTGATACAGTTAAAAGTGGCCATGCAGTCAGCATCTTCAATTATACTGATGCTCTTTCAGGCACAATAACATCATTACGTCAACCCGTCTAGTGTATAACGCTGTAATGGGATTTGGATGTACATCCTATTATTTGTCCTGGATCACAATTTTTTTACCTAGATAAAGAAAGTAATTTCCCCATCTTTGTGTGGTTAGGTAAATTGTTTTATAGGTCAGTTCATTTCTCAGTTGTCCATCATCTTCTATATGGCTGTACCCATGGGTTTGTGCTGTTATCATTCATGCATCATATATTTTCCCTTGCAATATTGTTTTTAAAATACTTACTATTTCTTGGTTAGTACCTTTAGTCTTGGCTCTCTTTGCTAATGTATCTTCTTAAAATTTTCAGGGCAATTTTCAGACTCTTTACTTCAGCAATGGATTGGCTAAAGAGTAACAAGTACTTCCATATTGTGGTTAAAGGGGTTGAACGTGATGGCTGGAAATTTGTGCTACTTGCTAGATTCTCTCCTCTACCTTCCTACATAATTAACTATGCTCTATCTGCCACCGACGTTGGATTTTTCAAAGATTTTCTACTTCCCACAGTTGTTGGCTGCTTACCGATGATCCTACAGAATGTTTCTATTGTTAGCCTTGCTGGTGCTGCAGTTGCCTCAACCACAGGATCTGAGAAGTCTCGGATATACTCCTACTTGTTTCCAGTACTTGGTATCATGTCTAGCATTCTCATTTCGTGGAGGATTAAGCAATATTCTTCTGCCCTTGTTATTCCTGAAGAGCTTAAAAATTCATCTACTAATGGAAAGGCTAATGTGGATGACAAGGCAGTGTCTGAAAATACCAACTCTGGGGAAACTAGGAAAAGGAGGTGACCATCACAATTTCTTGCATATTACTGTGAGGAGCTACTACGAATTATCAAACATTTAGAGTAGATGCAGATCAAGATTATTCCACATTGGTCAATGACTATAGTAAACTATGTTGTCTGTTTCATGCCATTGTTTTGGGGGCATTTAGCAGATGCGCAGTCAGCTACTGTCTTGTTTCTGCCATcaagcttttctttttctgacaCATGCAGATGTTTCACCTTGCAAACATGGTAGAAGTTCATATGCTGTACATCTAAGTTGGGTAGTTACGGTGGTCTAGGATTTTCTTGTTAAATTATATCTAAGGAAACCGGTTTTGATTTCCTTCCCTACTTGTACTGAACCCATATATGACTTGGTAGAATTCAGTGTTCTAATGGACCAGAATTCAGAACTGTTTCTGCTGTTGCAATGTAGAACAGCTGTATCAcacctttttatatatatatactcttctTTAGCCACAATCCAAAGCAAATTATGCAGTGAACTCCAAGAATGTTGCACAGGATACTCAGTCTTCTGACTTTGGTTGCACTCCTGTCTCAACACAGTATTTAACCCATGTTCTGCTTCACTGTATTTTTGTCCAACAATTCCATGACATGAAGCTCTCCACTGTCCTGTGTTGTTACCTTCTTCTCCTTGGTCTCTTTGCTCCAGAAATCATATCAGATAGCCCTCCTCTTCAGGATGTATGCCCTATGGCACCCCAGGGTGAGAGGAAACTCTTCATGAATGGTTTCTTCTGCAAGAGCCCAAGCACCATAATGGCCTCTGATTTCAAGACATTGCTGCTCAACCATGCCGGGGACCTGGACAACATGGTCCGGTCATCGGCGAACATCATCACCGCCACCGAGTTCCCTGGCCTGAACACCCTTGGCATTTCAATGGCGCGGACCGACATCGCGGTCAGCGGGGCGGTGCTTCCCCATTCCCACCCAAGAGCTTCAGAGATGATGTTTGTTCACAGTGGAAGTGTGGTGGCAGGCTTCTTTGACACCAAGGGGAAGCTGTTTCAGAAGACCCTTGCTGAGGGGGATGTCTTCATCTTCCCCAGAGGTCTGGTCCATTTCATCATGAACTATGGTTTTGGCCTTGCGACAACTTTTTCGGTACTCAACAGTCAGAACCCTGGTGTTGTTGGGATCACCCATGCGATGTTTGCGCCAGATTCAGAGGTAGCTGAAGGGCTGATGGCCAGGATGTTGAGTTTCAGAGATATGGGAATGGATGACAGTAGTAGTGTTGATTCACCATGGTTTTACTGATCATATTGGGTTATTCAATATAGTAGTAGATACAACATGGATGAAATTGCTAGATGGATGATGTTTTCTAGTTTCTATCTGACGATTTCAGTCAGTTTGGTGTATAACAGTGTTTGTACTATGTGATGCAGTTGATTCATTTCTCTAGCTGTTGTGGTCCTGAGTATGAAAGATCAGCATCTCACCACACAAGGATTAAGaccaaaattttttatatattatccCCCTACAGGTGGCTAAAACATAGATCTTATGCCTTATCTCTATCTGTCTGCCATCTCATTTGTTCTTCACAACTTGTGAAGGCAATTGGGCGCGATGGGTACAGGTAGTGCctacccatacccatgcccatGAGATTATCTGTGCCCGTGGGTATACCCATTACTACATGACAGGTAAGAATGATTGCTCATGCCCATTGCCCGCGGGCGCCTTATGCCCGCGGgcgtgcccgtttacccgccacAACAAAAGCAGCTGACAAAAAGTCTACAAGCTTCTAAGTTCGAATCgaacttaaaacatcaaatattctccGCCTCGGTGTCGTGTCTCTCCTCTGGCGGCGATAGAGTAAGGGGAGAGAAATAATAAGGGAAATAAAAGGGAAATTGTAAAAAACAAAGAACGTGGCTTATGTTTCTAGTGGATTTTGCTCCTAGCCTACATGTAAGTTCGATTTCGCAGGTAAATGGGCAAAGCAGGCATGGGTAGTGAttacccatacccatgcccatttacccatcgggcatagcttttgacccaataagatactcatgggtataaaatggagaacaaacccAACCCTAATGGGGTTTTTACCCACGGGTAAACGGTCAAACGGGCACAATTGCCATCACTATTCACTCACAAGCCCAATTGCAGTGTCCAGTCTGATGTCAATTGTGACGTGAAAAGTGCGTCAAGCAACAGCCAAGCCATCCTCCTTGCTTCATCATCACCAGGCAAGTTTGGCATGCTCTGGACAAGTAGCCTTCCTTTGCCTTTTGCTTTACTCGGTGGAACTCAACACCATTTGTTTAGTGTAATTAGTACTGCCTTTTGCTTCTTGAAAGTGAGGagcttctctttctttttccatgCCTTCCTTTTCACCCTTGAAAACTCCTCTCTCTGATTAAGCCAGGCAACTTGGGCACCTGGCTAgttatatactccatccatctatttcaaaatataaggcatatttTATTTCGTTAGGACCAATAATAACTTTGTTAtagtataattttgtgatatgAAATAGAATTTATTATATtcgtatttaaaaatatttagttatgTGCTTTTAATAACATAAATAATATCCcaatagagtaataattgttGGTTAAGCCTCGTCATAACGAGATAAAATATACCTTACATTTgtaacagaggaagtatatgcCACACACTGCTTTGTGAGATGGTGCTGTAACTGATGTTGTTAATCATTGAGGGTCACTGTGCTATATTGCTGATTTGCTGCCACACATGAATGTGTGGATAACTTGTTAGGTGATCAATTGTCTTGGGAGATAGAAGATAACATCAATTTTGAGTCCCTCATGTTCTTGTCAAgcgatttatttttaatttctgtTTGATCAGTTACAGTAAAAGTGGGTCTTGTGTGGAAGGTGGTCACCTGGAGAAACTTGTGGACTTCATGTCTCTGCTTTTCATTTTAGTAGATGACTTGGTTCCTCCATCTTTTTCAGGGATGAATTCTTCATCATTGACATCTTGGGGTgcaaattttggaggattttgaAACGTCGGTTTTGCTTCCAGGACATATTTCCTCGCTGATAGTGATTTTCCATGATTAATGGCTTTTCTTGTTTTCACAAGCAAAAAATTGAGGAAGATTGAAATGAAGACCGTAgtattaaataatatatattgatCAAGAATTAAACAACAGAAGACCAGATTATTGAAGAGCTTACTAATTAAATGATGGATGAGAAACATTTCTAGGCTTGACCAACTCTCCAAAGATCAACCAAAGgtgtgcaattttttttctcttaagtaGTAAGAATGGAAAGCACATTAAAACATAAAATATTGAACCTAAGtgttatttttaataaaaatattttaaataaaaaaatatgattgaTGTTCAGGAACTAGCAGTCTCCAAGTTGATCCTGCAAACAGGAATTTGTCAGTTTATATGTGGTTCTGTCGTAATTGCTATAGAATCATCAACATCGTTATTAATGTAAATACAGTCAGAGTACGCTACTTCGCATTgcaataatttatttattaaaaatacgcAAGATTTGGATTAGTCAAGTACTTGGTTTTCCCACAAAGTCAAGCTGAAACTTCTTTATCATGAGATTTAGATGGCAAAAGGAGTATGATACTACATAATCTTGACCAAGATAACTGtatatgaaaaatatgtttCATTATCTGATCTCGGTAATAAACAACTAAAAAATTGACATCAAGTTTGGATTATCCGGCACACTTGGCAGAATTTGAGACAATTTTTTCTTGGGAGAATTTGAGACAAGTTCATAACCGGATCAGGATCAGATAGAATAGTTGTTGAAATAGTTAAATGGaactaaagttaaaaaaaaaagctcagaTTTTTATTGTTCAACAGTGCATTTACAGCCATGAATTGCAAAAAGTATTATTTTGCGTAATCCCCTCTTTATCATGCACTTCACAGAATACAATGGAATAAAATTGAAGGAACAGAAAGAACAGATATTCCAAAAAGTAAAAACCAAAGACAACTACTCTAGTTGCTATGTGGGCCAGGAGGGTACCATCATGCTCATCATCTTCTAGAACCCTAATATGTTGGCAGTGCTCATTGGTTGTGGACATAGGACATGAGGTTGTTCTTGTTTGTTGGTCACCACCATGTGCAGTGCTCCAATATCAGGTGTGTTCTTCAGGTCCGCAATTCAGTACCAGCCACAAAAAGTGCAATTTCTTTCTTGCAATGGGCATGATTTTTCTTGTTCTTGGCCAAACATTTGTGATATTTTTGACCTGATTAGGCCTCCATGAAACTCTCTACATGTTACTAGATACAAACTGATTTTATCAAATTGGCTACTCTAAGTATTACAAAGTATTATCTGGGAGAAGATCTGTACAAAGGGGGGCATTGGATTATTCTTCCAGAGCAAAAAACCGATGAAATTATCTGGCCAAGCCTGGCCACAATCAAGCAATACCTACTTTGATCTAATCCCTCTACATTTCCAATATGTATGTCATCATACTTGTCATATGTATAGAACTTTGTATGTACTAAACATGGCCGTGCGAAAACTTTGGTTTTGATTCCAGATAACTAGAAATTCTCCTTGTGGAAGTCGAATTTCGTGCTCGTCTTTCTCGAGAAATCTTGAGCGAGCTCACGCAGTTCCTTCGTCAGCACCGGCGCGCCACAGTAGAACACCCCTGTAATGTCAAAGAAGAAtcaaatttagtgtaaaaattcagaattccaATAGTGCATGAAGACATGATAGGATTGGATTGAGATGATAGCATCATGCCTGATAATGATACAGTTAGGTAAGGGAGCACTTCTTGAAAACATGGCACAGGCATATCTTGGGAATCTTTTTGTGCATATGAACTGAACTTTATGGGTGAAGAATTTTAGGATACCTGACTATGTATTGTTTAATGTATAGCTCGAGCCTAAAGGGACTGTATGCCAAGCGGTTGTAACTATCATCAAGTAACAATGATTGGTCAATCCATAAATTATATAGTACTAATATGATTCCTATTCAACCTAACAAACTTCTCCCCAATCCACAAACTAAGTGCATAAATAAACAAATCTCAAAAGTCTGATGTTGCTAATGCTATGCATGTATTGCTTGTCAAAAGCTTCGACGAAGAAGTATTTAGTATTCCTTTACTTATTAGCTGAAACTACCAGGAAGCActaacttctattttttttagagaaaaaatGTTACTCAACATTCATTGCAATCTAATTATCAGTGACAACTAACAGTGATTGATCTGTCCCCATTCCCTAATCTCACCAGCAGGTTCCTGTTCAACCTTGATAACTGCTGCACCCAGTCCATCACTACTTCCAATTGAACACTCAACCTCAAAACTCTGATCATGCTTGTCCCCATCAGCTAGATCCCCAGAAGCAACTTATGCCAACCCCAATGCAGCTCAAAACCAGCTCAGCCTACTATATCAAGAAGTCTAATTTCCCAAAGCATGTAGTATAGATTTAAAATTTCCCCTACTCgctcgaaaaaaaaattatcggttggggattaaaaaataaaaatatcccGACCCGACTTTTCACAGTCTTCAATATGCAAATTTGATTTAAAACTTGTAAAGTCTCTAACCCGGCATTTTACGGTTTTCAAGATGCAATTTTAATTGAAACCCAATTTTTTACGGTTTTCGAGATGCGACTCTGATCGAAACTTAACGGAATGTTGGGAGAACtagacaacaacaacaacaacgatgatgatgatgacgacgacgatgatggtggtggtggtggagcttaCCGACGCGTTGGTCGCGGTGGTTGAGGGCGATGCGCTTGTAGACGTTGCGCCAGTTGGGGCGGGCGAAGTGGGTCTTGACGCGGGTGCCGGAGACGACGTCGACGCCGTGCTTGGCGTGGTTGAGCGACTGGAGCATAGCGATGAGCGCCGACCGGGCGTCCCCTTCCTCGTACACGCTGGTGCAGTAGTTGTGCAGCTCGATCACCCCCTTCTTGTCCGTCTCCGCCACCTCGTCCATCACCCCCCGGAACCACTCGAACGACCCCTGCTCCCGCGTCACCCAGTAGAAGTAGGCGCGCCGCGTCTTgaacgccgccgacgacgacgacaccgagttatcgttgccgtcgccgtcctcgaggTCGCCGTCCAGCTGCCTCATGTTGTTTATGATGTCCTTGATGATGGAGATCATCGGGGTGGCGCCGATCCcgaggccgacgaggaggacgatgtcGTACTGCTTGTAGTCCTGCGCCGGTGCGCCGTACGGCCCGTCGATAAGCACCTTGGGGAAGCTgcagtaggaaaaaaaattgattttcttaaaattttattaattaaGCTAAATTATTACCATATTATGATATTATCTTTGATTAATTTTGATAAGGAAATTGAAATGGTACGGTTTTGTAGACGGATACTTCACTGTTGTTcagctagaaaaaaaatgggaaTCTTTAGTCCTACATTTTACATTTCTAGGATGGAGATAGAACATGAGCAGAGAATATGTGTTTGTTCTCTAGTCACCAAAAAGATTTCATTGTTTTTCCCTACAAGACAAGAAATATTCCATTCTTGTTCTacaaagagaaaaacaaaatcaatgGAATATATGGCTTGGCAAAAACATCCCCCCTTCACCTTATCCTCAACTAAGGGCCGTCTTCCACAACACAGAAAAAACTCTATTTATCTTCTCTTCCACACTCATATCATCATTATTCAGTTAGTTGCAACCTACTTAACTTACTAGTACTACCACCATCTCACCAAATTAATTACCATTACACCGACTAATTAAATTATCACCACCCTATCTACAAATGTCAAAGATCATGCTCTGCAGAACAGCAAAGGTCAACCCCTACTACACAAGAactacatatacacacacatgaTGAGGATAACAAACACAAGTGTCACCAACAGAAGGGACACAATAATTAAACAAGCCATGTGAAAGCATGCTTTGTACTACTACTATTACTACTACATTTTGCTCATGCCTGATGCAAGAGATGATCTCATTCTCACACCCAGTGCAAGCTTAGGTCAGAGATCATGCataccatgcatatatacatacacgcacaaaaaaaactatttagACAGATATTCCATTGAAAGGAACAATTATTTTAGGTCAGAGATGGTGGCTACCAACTCATATCACACTAGCACTTTACACTAATCCCCATCATGTGTGAATCAAAAACCTAGTAGTGGTAATTATGTTTACACGGCCACTAACACTTACTACCAACCACCAACCTACCCTGAGCCACACAAGTGTAAATGTGTGACCAAGCTGACCCGATCGCTCGGTCGCAACCCTGACCGGCGACCCGGTCCGGTCCGacccacctcacctcacctcaccggCTGAATCACTTTCCACACGCTCGTTGTAAGGCTGGACCCCATCATGTTGGACCATGCCGActagtttctctttttttttttggtctcttTTATGtggttttttgaaaaaaagggggaaaatgtGGTTGACATTTGAGGGAAATGCGGGGAATTTTCGTAgcggggaagaagaagaaggggggATTGTTTTGCGTTCGGGGTTGTGTTCTCACCTTGGGTTGGTCATGGCGCCGTCGCGGTCGTACTCCGCCCGGAGCAACCCGCTCTTCCCTTCCGTCGGTGGCCGGCAGACCTGAAAAACATAATATTGTCATGATTAATTCTTTTTTACTTTGCAAAAAAATGTACAAGTCATTTGTTAAGCTAAAATATTAGTGATAGTAACCGTGACAGCGATGATAATAAtaatgatgatgaggaggagattTGTAGGGGCTTAAGGTTGGATAAGATTGTGAGATTTGTGACAAATAGATGGTGAGATGGGACTAGCGGAGTACCCTTGAGAAGACGTTCTTAAGCTCCCGTGTCCAGTCACCGAGCGTCCTGATGTGGACGCTGACGTAGTCGTCCTGTGGGGCCGACGTGATGGAGAATGGGTGCCTGCAGGTGGGGTCACATGGTCAGCATCACATCCTTATcacagattatatatatatacacatatatccAGCTTATCTCCTCTGCTTTGGCTTAGCCGtcctaataattatataaaagaTGATGCTCAAAGCATTCCCACTTAAGGAACTTTAATTGCTTAATCAAATCAACTAGACCCACAGgtgatttaattaattattagtccAAAAGGCATCCTTATGCACTATCCTActtccattatatatatatatatatattctgataATCCGATCGGACGGCTCAAATCGATCGGTGTGCTTACCATTGGAACGGCGAGACGGCGGCACAGTTGACGAAGATGTACTGCCCACTCTTGTACTTGAAACCCTGTGGCTTGGAGAAGTGCAGCGACAGCACATTTCCGGGGTACACCGCAACCTTGAGTATCTTCACTGGCCTCACGCTCGACCGGAGCGCCCTCGTCAGCCTCTCGCACGCGTACAGGAACATCGGCACCGCCAGGTACATCCACGTCTGCGTCCACGTCACCCACCATCAGCACCGCCACGTAGGATAGAGAGAcgagggcatgtacaatggacTAATAGATAAAGGTTTAGTGGTACGTACCGTTTTCTTGTACCAATCCTTGGTAAGGAAGAGGTAGTAGCCGTGGACGATGAGGAGGGCGTAGACGATGACGAAGCAGTGGTGGGAGTACCAGAAGGCGTTGAACCCCGTGAGGCGGTTGagcgggcgggggaggcggaggcggccgcggcggaacCACGGCGTGGCGAGGGTGAACGCCACCGCC harbors:
- the LOC9269964 gene encoding uncharacterized protein, with the translated sequence MARGSRRKGWARGAVAFAAVAAAVAVGRRYGWDGEAAVAAFRGRRDALGPWAAPAYVAAHALTLALCPPYAILFEGAAALLFGFLPGVACVFSAKVLGASLSFWIGRAIFRLFTSAMDWLKSNKYFHIVVKGVERDGWKFVLLARFSPLPSYIINYALSATDVGFFKDFLLPTVVGCLPMILQNVSIVSLAGAAVASTTGSEKSRIYSYLFPVLGIMSSILISWRIKQYSSALVIPEELKNSSTNGKANVDDKAVSENTNSGETRKRR
- the LOC4350656 gene encoding germin-like protein 11-1 precursor — its product is MKLSTVLCCYLLLLGLFAPEIISDSPPLQDVCPMAPQGERKLFMNGFFCKSPSTIMASDFKTLLLNHAGDLDNMVRSSANIITATEFPGLNTLGISMARTDIAVSGAVLPHSHPRASEMMFVHSGSVVAGFFDTKGKLFQKTLAEGDVFIFPRGLVHFIMNYGFGLATTFSVLNSQNPGVVGITHAMFAPDSEVAEGLMARMLSFRDMGMDDSSSVDSPWFY